In one Nicotiana tomentosiformis chromosome 6, ASM39032v3, whole genome shotgun sequence genomic region, the following are encoded:
- the LOC138894230 gene encoding uncharacterized protein gives MQILLSEFDIVYITQKTIKGQALIDHLAENLVDGDYELLTTYFLDEEVLFSREDIAESYPGWRMIFDGVTKFKGVGIGAFLISESGQHYPTSAKIRFPCTNNMAKYKACIIGIRMAVDMNIKELLVIGDSDLLKYQVQGEWSTNNVNILPYLHCVKELCKKFTKIKLKHVPRIPDEFANALATLSSMIQHPNKNYICHDPKLTIGCDGAQCRR, from the coding sequence ATGCAAATTCTCCTCAGCGAATTTGATattgtgtacataactcagaagACTATCAAAGGACAAGCCTTAATCGACCACCTCGCCGAGAATCTAGTGGATGGGGATTACGAACTGCTTACCACGTATTTCCTCGATGAAGAAGTACTATTTTCCAGAGAAGATATTGCAGAATCATACCCTGGGTGGAGAATGATTTTTGATGGAGTAACAAAGTTCAAAGGAGTCGGAATTGGGGCATTCCTAATTTCGGAATCTGGACAACACTATCCAACAtcggcaaagataagattcccttgtaccaataatatggctaaATACAAAGCGTGCATTATTGGGATTAGAATGGCagtcgacatgaacatcaaagaacttttggtcataggagattccGATTTGCTGAAATACCAAGTCCAAGGGGAATGGTCCACCAATAATGTCAATATACTGCCGTACTTGCACTGCGTGAAGGAGTtgtgcaagaagttcacaaagataAAGTTAAAGCACGTCCCTAGGATTCCTGACGAGTTCGCCAACGCCCTTGCAACCCTATCATCTATGATTCAACATCCAAATAAGAACTacatatgtcatgacccaaaactcactataggctgtgatggcgcccaatgtcgtcgttag